In the Enterococcus rotai genome, AGAAAACTACCACTAGACAAGAAAAAAATTGCAAAAGATTACTACTCCATATCTCAAATTTTCGGTTCATTTATGGATGATTTTTCAACCTGTATTGACCGATTAGAAACACAACTGGATCAATTAATGAAAAAAGAAAAAGTGAAAATTACTCAATAATTCCAATCATTTTATGAGTTCTTCGAACATTGACAGATTTAGATAATAAACGAAGCCAATAGCTATGTTAAATCTACATAATAGCTGTTGACTTCGTTTATTGCATTAATACATGTAAAATATCATTTTATTCATTTCACACAATTAGGTAAGATAATCCTTTGTTCTATCCATATCGCTTCATGTTGAGCCTTCCAACACTGCTTTAATCCAACGATTTGATAGTCAGCTTACAAATTTCAACTTTAATCAATAGCTCTTTTCAACTCATCAATCTCTAATGGTGAAAGAACCGTTGAAAGATTTGCATGACCTGCAAGTCTTTTCTTTGATTCCAAAGGTAATTGTTGCATGATACTTAATAAAGTACGACTGCCAAAATAACTTTTTTCAATTTTTGAATTTTCTATCAATAAAAAGAACAGCTTAATCAATAAATCTTTTTTCTCACTATTTTTTTGTTCTTTGAGACTATCAGGAAGTGAATGAATGTTTACCTTCCCTTTATAATCAGAAATGTTTTCTTCAAATACCCGTAAAACCTTTTCTCCTTTAGATAATACAGTGCTGTCTTCCTCTAAATAATAAAGAATGTCTCTTCCAAAATCACCTTCCTTATCATGCAGCATTATTTCTCGAAGCCACTTCTCTTCATACTCAAACTCAAATTCACTTTGAAAAATAAGAGAGAGCATCCAAGAAAAATTGATGTTATTCCAATTTATCTCCATTCCTTCATCACTAGGGTTTATCTTAGATAGAGCAAGAAAGAACAGATTATTTTGATTTACATTATTTACATAGCCTTTTTTCAGTAACTCTTGACCTACAAGCTTAAATTTATCTAAATCACCTTGTTTGAATCCGCTTATTGAAAAAGAATATCCTTGGAAAGTATTGATCGTAACCTTTTCTAAATCTATTGAATTATCAACTGTTGTCAAAGCTCCCAGCGTAAATTCTCTAAATTGATTGAAATTAACTTTAGCTACAATCTCTTTAATTACACCACGTTTAGACTTGTCCTTTTTGTTTATTAATATCAGTATATCCAAATACCTTCCTAACTCAGTATTAATAAAATCATCACGTTCAATTAATTCAGGTCTCTCTTTATTTGTATACACATAGTTATAACTAAGCTTATTAACCTCGACTTGAAATAGCTTTTCAAAAGCTTTATGTTCAAATTCCTTTTTAGAAATCAACTCTTGGAAGAACAATTTTTCTTCCCAACTAAAACTATCTGAATTGAATTTTTCTAAAAATATATTTAAAGCCTTCTCTTTTAAATCAGAGTTATAATCATCCGTTAAAATTTTGAGAAAAAGTCTATCAAATTTTGGATATAGAAGTGACCCCTTATCAATGATTATCTTCTCTATTTTTTGCGAAACTACATCATTTTTTTTCAATACATTTAACAAATAATTAGAAGTTTCTTTATTGGTTTTTTCAGAATAAAAGTCTTCTCTCTGTGAAAATGACTCATCTTGACCACCTAATAAAATCTCCAAGATTGATTCTTCATTTTCTTTAAGAATCTGACTACTGTCTATAAATGAACGAGGATGAACAATACTAGCAGGTCCTGATTCAATCGCATTTTCATAAACTTCAAGAGCATCCTCTCCTATTTCTGTTTTATGATTTCTTGCAAATTCATTTAGCTCAGTTCCAAAAATAGTATCAGTAAAATCAATTTTAGCTATTAACTTGTTAACAATAGGATTAGGCAATTTCTTTTCATTATCAATATTAACTAGCACTCGTTGAAATAGACGCGTTTCCAATAAGGGTTCGGGGAAATTCTCTAAAATAAACGTATCTTCGAACAATAATTTTTCATCTAAAAGGGAATTATATATAATCTTTATTAACCCATCCATTGAAATAATTTCATCAAATGACCAATAGAGATATATTCCTTCGTCCTTTACTGACTCGATAATTGGCGTAATCATTTCATTTCTAAAATTAATTTTAAGACTCTGATCACCGTAAAAAATATTTCTATGACGTGAAATTTCCTGTTGAAATTGTTCACTTAGCCAATATCCCATCAAATCTGAATCACCTGAAAAAGATGTATTAACTAACGATTGATTTTGTGCCAAATGTTTTCTTATTTCATTAATATCTTCGTTTGAAATATTATCTGAGTTCAGAAGTTGTTCATACACTTCAAAAAGATCTTGGCAGTAAATATTTAGTTTTTTATTCTTAAAAATTTCAACAATTATTTTAAGTTGTTCAGTGTCTATATTTTTAAAATTTTTACTAAC is a window encoding:
- a CDS encoding SIR2 family protein; translation: MGNYYTENEFDELVDSLAGAVKNFNLVVFVGAGISLSQGYPNWNGYIEKLIHFWQFNIQHVAGGKIEVSNKLLSQFDEILRSKNGPKRKIDLLHTLLHDILGEDFDDVKLNFEKYFFKEVVPDYLENSVLVELIKLDPIFITSNYDFEIEKHLKRIKQKDAFKTINNLHEFTNWSSRLISGDVLHLHGTTEGEGHYFVNSSLDYSRQYLKETQEFQKLRTWFEMKQPIVLFLGSSMEEEEILSLLPATSKNFAMMKTERNESPEFRNLYNQTYQNNNRTTIFWYGDDYDDLPKEVEKMVSSVQRKLEVAKSSEDWAILHSISTDKEIYQKILEKYSEDEHYLSDIFKTDDIDLQKKILKITLRSQILLKKISNISSFWNMVSKNFKNIDTEQLKIIVEIFKNKKLNIYCQDLFEVYEQLLNSDNISNEDINEIRKHLAQNQSLVNTSFSGDSDLMGYWLSEQFQQEISRHRNIFYGDQSLKINFRNEMITPIIESVKDEGIYLYWSFDEIISMDGLIKIIYNSLLDEKLLFEDTFILENFPEPLLETRLFQRVLVNIDNEKKLPNPIVNKLIAKIDFTDTIFGTELNEFARNHKTEIGEDALEVYENAIESGPASIVHPRSFIDSSQILKENEESILEILLGGQDESFSQREDFYSEKTNKETSNYLLNVLKKNDVVSQKIEKIIIDKGSLLYPKFDRLFLKILTDDYNSDLKEKALNIFLEKFNSDSFSWEEKLFFQELISKKEFEHKAFEKLFQVEVNKLSYNYVYTNKERPELIERDDFINTELGRYLDILILINKKDKSKRGVIKEIVAKVNFNQFREFTLGALTTVDNSIDLEKVTINTFQGYSFSISGFKQGDLDKFKLVGQELLKKGYVNNVNQNNLFFLALSKINPSDEGMEINWNNINFSWMLSLIFQSEFEFEYEEKWLREIMLHDKEGDFGRDILYYLEEDSTVLSKGEKVLRVFEENISDYKGKVNIHSLPDSLKEQKNSEKKDLLIKLFFLLIENSKIEKSYFGSRTLLSIMQQLPLESKKRLAGHANLSTVLSPLEIDELKRAID